The nucleotide sequence TGCCTATAGCGGAATCACGAGCGTTCGCAGATCGCAAAACGAACTCTTCAATGACGATTTTTTAGAAGTGCGCGATCTCGCTGAATTTCGGGTCGATCAGAATCGCAGCCGGGTACAGCTCTTGGAAATGATGATGACAAAAGACAGGGAAAAGCAGCTTGCTTTGGAAAAAGCCATTCGCAGTCAAGCGAAAGTAATTGATATCAATTTGCAAAGGATTGGTGAAGCGGCGAAAGAACATCCGAGTGAATTAAAAAAATTCGAGGAAATGATGCTGCGCATCGAGGAGTATCGGAAAACGCGTGAAATGCAAGTTGCTCTGATCGGCAGCGGCCGGATTGCCGAAGCATTGGAAGTCTCGAATGCGCTGCAGGAAGAACGCTATGAACGCATCCGAAATCTGGCGCAGGAAATGGAAGAATTCGCGGTGGCGGAAGCGTTGGAAAAAATAAAGAAGACCGAGGAGAGTACGGAAAAAATCGGTTTTTGGTTCAGCATGCTCGGGGGAAGCAGCATCCTGATCAGCATCCTGGTAATATCGTTTTTGAACAGCAGCATTGCCAAACCGCTCGACCGGCTGACGGCGATGGCGCGGCAAATGGCGCAAGGCGATTTGCGCATTGCGGCCGCACGCGAAGAACGGCGTGATGAGGTGGGCATGCTGATGGGCAGCTTCGCGGCGATGGTGCGCTACATTCAGGATATGGCCGATCTGTCGCAGCAGATCGCCAGGGGCGATCTGGCGGTGAAGGTCAAGGCGAGTTGTGCGGATGATGTCCTGGGCAATGCCTATGTGGATATGGTAGCGTATTTGCAGCATATGGCCGATGCTTCGCAGCAGATTGCCAAAGGCGATTTGTCGGTACCGGTAACGCCGCTTTCCGAGCGAGACGTTCTGGGCAACGCCTATGCGGAAATGCTGCATTATCTGCGTGAAATGGCCGAAGTATCCGGACAGATCGCGGCAGGCAATCTGACCGTAATGGTGCAGCCGATATCGAGCAAGGACATGCTGGGCAACGCTTATGCCGACATGATTGCCAATTTGCGGCAGATGAGCATGGAAGTGCGCGACGGCGTAAATGTGCTCGCCGCGTCGACTGCGGAAATACAAGTTGCGATGAGCCAGGTTTCATCCAGTATGACGGAAACGGCCAGTTCTGTTGCCGAAACGACCGCCACAGTCGAAGAAGTCAAGCAAACCGCGCAGTTGTCGGCGGAAAAGTCAAAGAGCGTCTCAGATACGGCGCAAAAAGCGTCGCTGATCGCACGGCAGGGCAATGAGGCGGTGCGCGAAACGGTAAGCGGCATCAATCATATTCGCACACTAATGGAATCGGTTGTCGAAAGCATTGTGCGTCTGAGCGAACAGACGCAGATGATCGGCGAAATCATCGCGTCGGTTAATGATCTGGCGCAGCAGTCGAACCTGCTAGCCGTCAATGCGGCGATCGAGGCTTCGAAGGCGGGGGAACAGGGCAGAGGTTTTACCGTAGTGGCGCAGGAAATAAAAAGTCTGGCCGAGCAGTCGAAACAGGCAACCGAGCAGGTACGCACGATCCTGTCCGATATTCAAAAAGCGAGCGGGGCTTCGGTGCTCGCGGCCGAGCAGGTCAGCAATGCGGTCGACGGCGGCGTGAAGCAGGCCGATGATTCCGGCGAATCGATTCGACGTCTCTCGGACGGCATTGCCGATTCGGCGCAAACGGCGATCCAAATCGCCGCTTCCAGCCAGCAGCAATTGGCGGGCATGGAGCAGGTGGCGCAGGCCATGGAAAGCATCAAACAGGCGGCGCGGCAAAATCTCTCCGGCACTAAACAGGTAGAGGCGGCAGCGGAAAGTCTGAATGAACTCGGGCAAAAACTGAAACGGATCGTAGATGCGTATCGGGTCTGAAAGCGAAGGATGCGGAGGCGGCGCAGATGGATCAAAAGGATGAAGAATTCTTGAAAAGGCTTTTGGCCTTATTCAAGATTGAAGCGCAGGAACATTTGAAAATCATTGCGACGGGCTTGGCTGAATTGGAATACTGTGATGCGCAGCAAGGCGGCGCGGTCGTGGAGCGGATTTATCGCGAAGCGCACAGCTTGAAAGGGGCGGCATGTTCCGTCAATTGGAGCGACATCGTCGCGCTTTGTCAGACGATGGAAGATGTTTTTTCCGCCTTGAAACGCGGCGACATTTTCTTTTCGCCGCGCATGAAGGAC is from Azotosporobacter soli and encodes:
- a CDS encoding methyl-accepting chemotaxis protein produces the protein MKWFLNLSTRTKLVAGFGVIVLFLLWVLILAYSGITSVRRSQNELFNDDFLEVRDLAEFRVDQNRSRVQLLEMMMTKDREKQLALEKAIRSQAKVIDINLQRIGEAAKEHPSELKKFEEMMLRIEEYRKTREMQVALIGSGRIAEALEVSNALQEERYERIRNLAQEMEEFAVAEALEKIKKTEESTEKIGFWFSMLGGSSILISILVISFLNSSIAKPLDRLTAMARQMAQGDLRIAAAREERRDEVGMLMGSFAAMVRYIQDMADLSQQIARGDLAVKVKASCADDVLGNAYVDMVAYLQHMADASQQIAKGDLSVPVTPLSERDVLGNAYAEMLHYLREMAEVSGQIAAGNLTVMVQPISSKDMLGNAYADMIANLRQMSMEVRDGVNVLAASTAEIQVAMSQVSSSMTETASSVAETTATVEEVKQTAQLSAEKSKSVSDTAQKASLIARQGNEAVRETVSGINHIRTLMESVVESIVRLSEQTQMIGEIIASVNDLAQQSNLLAVNAAIEASKAGEQGRGFTVVAQEIKSLAEQSKQATEQVRTILSDIQKASGASVLAAEQVSNAVDGGVKQADDSGESIRRLSDGIADSAQTAIQIAASSQQQLAGMEQVAQAMESIKQAARQNLSGTKQVEAAAESLNELGQKLKRIVDAYRV